A genomic window from Herbiconiux aconitum includes:
- a CDS encoding carboxylate--amine ligase/circularly permuted type 2 ATP-grasp protein, whose translation MAAELTLGAEEELHLIDLQSGKLSARAPQILSRLPGASYSAELQRTTVETNTAVQTTLDGLRTDILQLRAGLVAAAAPEGVGIACVGTAPRSEFADFELTSSGRFARMQEQYRLLVDEQLICGTQVHVGVSDRDLAVEIAQRVARDLPVLLALSASSPYWNGQDTGYSSIRSIIWQRWPSAGATGEMGSGAEYDELLSDLIATGVIADAKMAYFEVRPSAHAPTLELRVCDACPIVDDAVLIAGLFRAAVRAAEMDIAAGRPAVLAAAPVHRAAMWQAARTGLSGDLLDDTAHPRPLPAAQVVRRLIGRLRPQLEELGDHAEVVDLAETLLARGNSADRQRAAFAETGSLDAVVRLVVEETHGPAGGPPPAVAALRGYRTRAGDEAVGPGARPRPAYERIARHYEGLAPERLALRMREGRAWVRARGMTVGNAAGSKHDFDVDLVPRVITAHEWTRIVAGVTQRARALESFLQDVYGEQRIVYDGAVTHATLERSPGWIESARMLPRGGVRAPIMAFDLVRNEFGDWRVLEDNLRNPVGVGYAIAIRELMDEVAPDVPRPEGLYSPADGYAMLRRSVLGHGSSGALLSSGPSSAEWFEHRAIAEGAGLALLGLDDVIVENGRVFARAQRVPVDALYLRLDVELPDAVDSAGRAIGREIMEVAASGGVALANAPGNGVGDDKAMYCDVPAVIAYYLGERPLLEQVPTYRTVDDIELLAVLERVGELVTKPVGGDGGAGVLVGPSVPAAAVAERRSAIAAAPADWVAQEVVPLSSHPTLVEVDARIGDLGAVLEPRRVDLRVFVFATEDSGFDVAPFALTRVAPAGSMVVSASQGGGAKDTWILRG comes from the coding sequence ATGGCCGCTGAGCTGACGCTGGGCGCTGAGGAGGAACTGCACCTCATCGACCTCCAGAGCGGAAAGTTGTCGGCGCGCGCGCCGCAGATTCTGTCGCGGCTTCCGGGCGCGAGCTATTCCGCCGAGTTGCAGCGCACCACTGTCGAGACGAACACGGCGGTGCAGACCACCCTCGACGGGCTCCGCACCGACATCCTGCAGCTCCGCGCCGGGCTTGTGGCAGCGGCGGCTCCGGAGGGCGTCGGCATCGCCTGCGTCGGCACCGCCCCCCGTTCCGAGTTCGCCGACTTCGAGCTGACCTCCTCGGGGCGCTTCGCCCGGATGCAGGAGCAGTACCGCCTGCTGGTCGACGAGCAACTGATCTGCGGAACGCAGGTGCACGTCGGCGTCTCGGATCGCGACCTCGCCGTGGAGATCGCACAGCGCGTCGCCCGCGACCTCCCGGTTCTGCTCGCCCTCTCGGCCAGTTCGCCCTATTGGAATGGTCAGGACACCGGGTATTCGAGCATCCGATCGATCATCTGGCAGCGCTGGCCCAGCGCCGGAGCAACCGGCGAGATGGGATCGGGCGCCGAGTACGACGAGCTTCTGAGCGACTTGATCGCCACCGGGGTGATCGCCGACGCGAAGATGGCCTACTTCGAAGTGCGCCCCTCGGCTCACGCGCCGACACTCGAGTTGAGAGTGTGCGACGCCTGCCCGATCGTGGATGACGCGGTGCTGATCGCCGGATTGTTCCGGGCGGCGGTTCGCGCCGCCGAAATGGACATCGCGGCCGGGCGGCCCGCGGTGCTGGCCGCCGCACCCGTGCACCGTGCCGCCATGTGGCAGGCGGCACGCACCGGTCTGAGCGGCGATCTGCTCGACGACACCGCGCATCCGCGCCCCCTGCCGGCAGCACAGGTGGTGCGCCGGTTGATCGGGCGACTGCGTCCGCAGCTCGAAGAGCTCGGCGACCACGCCGAGGTGGTCGACCTCGCCGAGACCCTGCTCGCCCGTGGCAACTCGGCCGACCGGCAGCGTGCGGCGTTCGCCGAGACCGGATCGCTCGACGCCGTGGTGCGGCTCGTGGTGGAGGAGACGCACGGTCCGGCGGGTGGACCACCACCGGCCGTTGCAGCGCTGCGCGGCTACCGCACCCGGGCGGGCGACGAGGCCGTGGGGCCCGGGGCGCGGCCGCGACCCGCATACGAACGGATCGCGCGGCACTACGAAGGACTGGCTCCCGAGCGGCTGGCACTCCGGATGCGCGAAGGACGGGCCTGGGTACGCGCCCGCGGGATGACGGTCGGAAATGCGGCCGGAAGCAAGCACGACTTCGACGTCGACCTCGTGCCGCGCGTCATCACCGCGCACGAGTGGACGCGGATCGTCGCGGGGGTCACCCAGCGCGCCCGCGCACTCGAATCCTTCTTGCAAGACGTCTACGGGGAGCAGCGCATCGTCTACGACGGCGCGGTGACCCACGCGACTCTCGAGCGCTCTCCCGGCTGGATCGAGTCGGCCCGGATGCTGCCGCGCGGCGGGGTGCGCGCGCCGATCATGGCTTTCGACCTCGTGCGCAACGAGTTCGGCGACTGGCGGGTGCTCGAAGACAATCTCCGCAACCCTGTCGGCGTGGGCTATGCGATCGCCATCCGCGAGCTGATGGACGAGGTGGCGCCCGACGTGCCCCGACCCGAGGGACTGTATTCGCCGGCCGACGGATATGCCATGCTGCGCCGTTCGGTGCTCGGTCACGGCTCATCCGGGGCGCTGCTCTCCAGCGGACCGTCGAGTGCGGAATGGTTCGAGCACCGCGCGATCGCGGAGGGCGCCGGACTCGCCCTGCTCGGACTCGACGACGTGATCGTCGAGAACGGTCGGGTGTTCGCCCGGGCGCAACGAGTGCCGGTCGATGCCCTCTACCTGCGCCTGGATGTCGAGCTGCCGGATGCGGTCGACAGCGCCGGACGCGCGATCGGCCGCGAGATCATGGAGGTCGCGGCATCCGGTGGCGTCGCTCTGGCGAACGCCCCCGGCAACGGCGTCGGCGACGACAAGGCGATGTACTGCGACGTGCCCGCCGTGATCGCCTACTACCTCGGCGAGCGCCCGTTGCTCGAGCAGGTTCCGACCTATCGCACCGTCGACGACATCGAATTGCTCGCCGTGCTCGAACGCGTGGGCGAGTTGGTGACGAAGCCGGTGGGCGGAGACGGCGGAGCCGGAGTGCTGGTCGGCCCTTCGGTGCCGGCCGCCGCTGTGGCGGAGCGCCGCTCGGCCATCGCCGCAGCGCCCGCCGACTGGGTGGCGCAGGAGGTGGTGCCGCTGTCGTCGCATCCGACCCTGGTGGAGGTGGATGCGCGCATCGGCGACCTCGGAGCCGTGCTGGAGCCGCGCCGTGTCGACCTGCGCGTGTTCGTCTTCGCGACGGAGGATTCAGGATTCGACGTGGCGCCGTTCGCCCTGACCCGGGTGGCCCCCGCGGGCAGCATGGTGGTGAGCGCCTCGCAAGGGGGCGGCGCGAAAGACACCTGGATCCTCCGCGGCTGA
- a CDS encoding ketopantoate reductase family protein, protein MTSKKIAFVGTGANGAGIAADLTRAGLDVTFIEQWPAHVDAMREHGITVVMPDRTEVTPVTVYNLCEVATLRDPFDIVFIVVKAYDTRWACELIKPLVKPDGLVVGLQNGMSLDDIADIMGPERTVGAVIEVASNMYEPGITNRETPPEEAWFAIGGIHPAVVGREQEVADVLQFAGTVEISDDIRSSKWMKLIVNAAELVPSAILDMQLAKAVEVPGMYEFMLSCGREAARTAMETGIRLRPIFGMPEADLANPDRFAEQLFEQVLTRFSSPDTRTTSLQDWIKGRRNEVHEINGLVVDEQARIGGSAPANALTVELARRIEAGELDRSPENIDLILAARV, encoded by the coding sequence ATGACCTCTAAGAAAATCGCCTTCGTCGGAACCGGAGCGAACGGGGCGGGGATCGCCGCCGATCTCACCCGCGCCGGCCTCGACGTCACCTTCATCGAGCAGTGGCCCGCGCACGTCGATGCGATGCGTGAGCACGGCATCACCGTCGTGATGCCCGACCGCACCGAAGTGACGCCGGTGACGGTCTACAACCTCTGCGAGGTCGCGACCCTGCGCGACCCGTTCGACATCGTCTTCATCGTGGTGAAGGCCTACGACACCCGCTGGGCCTGCGAGCTCATCAAGCCGCTCGTGAAGCCCGACGGACTCGTCGTGGGGCTGCAGAACGGCATGTCGCTTGACGACATCGCCGACATCATGGGGCCCGAGCGCACCGTGGGCGCCGTCATCGAGGTGGCCTCGAACATGTACGAACCCGGCATCACGAACCGCGAGACCCCGCCCGAAGAGGCGTGGTTCGCGATCGGCGGCATCCACCCCGCCGTGGTGGGCCGCGAGCAGGAGGTGGCCGACGTGCTGCAGTTCGCCGGCACCGTCGAGATCTCCGACGACATCCGTTCGTCGAAGTGGATGAAGCTCATCGTGAACGCTGCGGAGCTGGTGCCCTCGGCCATCCTCGACATGCAGCTCGCCAAGGCCGTCGAGGTGCCCGGCATGTACGAATTCATGCTGAGCTGCGGTCGGGAGGCTGCGCGCACGGCGATGGAGACGGGCATCCGGTTGCGTCCGATCTTCGGGATGCCCGAGGCCGACCTCGCGAACCCCGACCGCTTCGCCGAACAGTTGTTCGAGCAGGTGCTGACGCGCTTCTCGTCGCCCGACACCCGCACCACCTCGCTCCAGGACTGGATCAAGGGCCGCCGCAACGAAGTGCACGAGATCAACGGTCTCGTGGTCGACGAGCAAGCCCGCATCGGCGGCTCGGCTCCCGCCAACGCCCTCACGGTCGAGCTCGCCCGTCGCATCGAGGCGGGGGAGCTCGACCGATCGCCCGAGAACATCGACCTGATCCTGGCGGCGAGGGTCTAG
- a CDS encoding alpha/beta fold hydrolase, whose translation MSTPTVLLVHGAFADGSSWSKVASHLREAGIESRTVSNPLRGLSFDGEYVASVVAQTPGDVVLVGHSYGGPVITYAGSSAENVKGLVYVASFGLDKGMSVQESTAGFPDSELVSSLQPWTFPGSELPEFTIQQDKYRSAFAADVTDEEAVFGAANQRPAAALALGEPLAVEPAWKRVPSWWALSGSDNAINPDSQRAAAARVGASVTELEGGSHSIAVSRSREVADVIIAAVRAVS comes from the coding sequence ATGTCCACTCCCACCGTCCTCCTCGTCCACGGTGCTTTCGCCGACGGCTCCAGCTGGTCGAAGGTCGCCTCCCACCTCCGCGAGGCCGGCATCGAATCGCGCACCGTGTCGAACCCTCTGCGCGGCCTGAGCTTCGACGGCGAGTACGTCGCGAGCGTCGTGGCCCAAACCCCAGGCGACGTGGTGCTCGTCGGTCACAGCTACGGCGGGCCGGTCATCACCTACGCCGGCAGCAGCGCCGAGAACGTGAAGGGTCTCGTCTACGTGGCCTCGTTCGGCCTCGACAAGGGCATGAGCGTGCAGGAGTCGACGGCCGGGTTCCCCGACTCCGAATTGGTGAGCTCCCTGCAGCCGTGGACCTTCCCGGGCAGCGAACTGCCCGAGTTCACGATTCAGCAGGACAAGTACCGCTCCGCCTTCGCCGCCGACGTGACCGATGAGGAGGCCGTGTTCGGCGCCGCCAACCAGCGTCCGGCAGCCGCCTTGGCGCTCGGTGAGCCGCTGGCCGTCGAGCCGGCCTGGAAGCGCGTTCCCAGCTGGTGGGCGCTCTCCGGTTCTGACAACGCGATCAACCCGGACTCGCAGCGGGCGGCGGCGGCGCGAGTCGGCGCATCCGTCACCGAACTCGAAGGCGGGTCGCATTCGATCGCCGTGTCGCGCTCGCGCGAGGTGGCCGACGTGATCATCGCCGCGGTGCGCGCCGTCAGCTGA